A genomic segment from Rubrobacter tropicus encodes:
- a CDS encoding glycosyltransferase family 87 protein, whose protein sequence is MPLALLGAVLYGAVLGLSESLPPDLREGSNDLGTYHGAGEAILRGEIPYRDFFIEYPPGSLPAFLPPALFSDDRRAFVDLFSSEMALVLVAALFLVALTARRLGRAWPVPALTFTAGALLLYPVAVTRYDPVVTLSLAVAVLGAALGGRYRLLSYASLGFGAAAKLVPALAVLPLVLARRGAGLAIFFGVLALFFVPALAFGDARFVESFAYHADRGLQVESVAASVLLAAGKVEGVAFEFGAFEARGPAAGLAAGSSLPVSAALLAFTAFVMYRRFRREGPESLHFPRWAAALILAFMLGSKVLSPQYVLWLLPLVPICAGGPAGAGISIVFLAACWTTTQVFPTHYDDLLNLRYPGPQLLLLRNALLVALWGLLLLPIRQAGAKGVPS, encoded by the coding sequence ATGCCGCTCGCCCTGCTCGGGGCGGTCCTCTACGGGGCCGTGCTTGGGCTCTCGGAATCCCTGCCGCCCGACCTCCGGGAAGGTTCGAACGACCTCGGGACCTACCACGGCGCGGGCGAGGCGATCCTGCGGGGCGAGATCCCTTACAGGGACTTCTTTATCGAGTACCCGCCGGGCTCCCTGCCCGCCTTCCTCCCCCCGGCCCTCTTCTCTGACGATAGGAGAGCTTTCGTAGACCTCTTCTCTTCCGAGATGGCGCTCGTCCTCGTGGCCGCCCTCTTCCTCGTCGCCCTAACCGCGCGGCGTCTCGGCCGCGCCTGGCCGGTGCCGGCGCTGACGTTCACGGCCGGCGCGCTCCTGCTCTACCCCGTCGCGGTCACCCGCTACGATCCCGTCGTCACCCTCTCCCTCGCGGTCGCCGTCCTCGGTGCCGCGCTGGGAGGACGCTACCGGCTCCTCTCCTACGCATCTTTAGGCTTCGGCGCCGCCGCCAAGCTCGTGCCGGCGCTCGCCGTTTTGCCCCTCGTCCTCGCGCGGCGCGGCGCTGGCCTCGCGATCTTTTTCGGGGTTCTCGCCCTCTTCTTCGTCCCGGCGCTGGCCTTCGGGGACGCGCGGTTCGTCGAGAGCTTCGCGTACCACGCCGACCGGGGCCTCCAGGTCGAGAGCGTCGCCGCGTCGGTCCTCCTGGCGGCCGGGAAGGTAGAAGGCGTAGCCTTCGAGTTCGGGGCCTTCGAGGCCCGGGGACCCGCCGCCGGGCTCGCGGCGGGCTCGAGCCTGCCTGTGAGCGCCGCGCTGCTCGCCTTTACGGCGTTCGTGATGTATCGCCGGTTCAGGCGCGAGGGCCCGGAAAGCCTGCATTTTCCACGCTGGGCGGCGGCCCTTATACTGGCGTTCATGCTCGGCTCCAAGGTCCTGTCCCCGCAGTACGTCCTCTGGCTCTTGCCACTCGTGCCAATCTGCGCGGGCGGGCCGGCGGGCGCCGGAATCTCCATCGTCTTTCTTGCCGCCTGCTGGACCACTACCCAGGTCTTCCCGACCCACTACGACGACCTGTTGAACCTGAGATACCCGGGGCCGCAGTTGCTGCTCCTGCGAAACGCGCTGCTGGTGGCGCTGTGGGGATTGCTGCTCCTGCCCATTCGGCAGGCCGGCGCGAAAGGTGTCCCGTCGTGA
- a CDS encoding potassium channel family protein, with amino-acid sequence MRDGRPRNLKDMLREAKDTSELMVDLAYAALFYNSEDISEEVFRLEGRLNDLVFDMRTLAILAARSPADSEQMAGILQVVQDIEKIGNAANDIAKIVVKRLGIPRELLQDIPEAEETPSRVRIHAGSDLDGLSLEDADLPTETGMRPIAVRSDDEWNFDPEPEDVLRAGDVLFMQGPPEGVAEVRGLAGAVTVHAHPAEPAGELTELERAVDILIEMKNLSEVAVGLAYSALLYYDAGLAREVVAIENEMDEMRYRLERWVLLAARHIEDASRLRGVLHLATASETIADCAMEMVWIVEKGEEVHPVLSAAIGESDEIVMKLTVSPGSPADGKTLEDLQLETETGMFALAVNRGGRWTYRPRDTYVLKGNDSLLFTGAHEGLEPIADLFGQELEGPA; translated from the coding sequence ATGCGCGACGGAAGACCACGCAACCTGAAGGACATGCTCCGCGAGGCGAAGGACACCTCGGAGCTCATGGTGGACCTCGCCTACGCAGCCCTCTTCTACAACTCGGAAGACATCTCGGAAGAGGTCTTTCGCCTCGAGGGACGCCTCAACGACCTCGTCTTCGACATGCGTACCCTCGCCATCCTGGCGGCCCGAAGTCCCGCCGACTCGGAGCAGATGGCGGGCATCCTCCAGGTCGTCCAGGACATAGAGAAGATCGGCAACGCCGCGAACGACATAGCCAAGATCGTGGTGAAACGCCTCGGCATCCCCCGCGAGCTCCTCCAGGACATACCCGAGGCCGAGGAGACGCCCTCAAGGGTGCGCATCCACGCCGGCAGCGATCTCGACGGCCTGAGCCTCGAGGACGCCGACCTCCCGACCGAAACCGGAATGCGCCCCATCGCCGTCCGCTCCGACGACGAGTGGAACTTCGACCCCGAGCCCGAGGACGTGCTTCGGGCCGGCGACGTGCTCTTCATGCAGGGCCCGCCCGAGGGCGTCGCCGAGGTCAGGGGGCTGGCCGGGGCCGTGACGGTACATGCGCACCCGGCCGAGCCGGCGGGCGAGCTGACCGAGCTCGAGCGGGCCGTGGACATCCTGATAGAGATGAAGAACCTCTCGGAGGTCGCCGTAGGCCTCGCCTACTCGGCCCTCCTCTACTACGACGCGGGCCTCGCCCGCGAGGTCGTCGCCATCGAGAACGAGATGGACGAGATGCGCTACCGCCTGGAGCGCTGGGTGCTCCTGGCCGCCCGCCACATCGAAGACGCCTCCAGGCTGCGCGGCGTCCTGCACCTGGCTACGGCCTCCGAGACCATCGCCGACTGCGCGATGGAGATGGTCTGGATCGTGGAGAAGGGCGAAGAGGTACACCCCGTCCTCTCAGCCGCCATAGGCGAGTCCGACGAAATAGTCATGAAGCTAACGGTTTCGCCCGGCTCCCCCGCCGACGGCAAGACCCTCGAAGACTTGCAACTGGAGACCGAGACCGGCATGTTCGCCCTCGCCGTCAACCGCGGCGGGCGCTGGACCTACCGCCCCCGCGACACCTACGTCCTGAAGGGCAACGACTCGCTCCTCTTCACCGGCGCACACGAGGGCCTCGAACCCATCGCCGACCTCTTCGGCCAGGAGCTGGAAGGGCCGGCGTAA
- a CDS encoding magnesium transporter — translation MSETEKTSGRRDRVRERLQNRPRLRPTVYGYLTEEKESLRQGFAALFLSSVGELVAGIVLAGISGTLDELVGLAVLIPAAIGMRGAIFGAMGSRLSTSIQTGLFELSLRRGVLAENAQAAAVLSLVSGVFLAFLARFLCGVLGVPTELTVFDYVVISTVGGILAGLLLLGITVFVARLSVSRGWDMDNIAAPMLTAAGDILTLPALVLTTYLIGIPIFSNVLAVALILIATTAVGLGLRLGAANLKRILAESLPILALTGTVMTLVGLALEDRKEVFVTLPALFILLPAFLQEGGALGGILSSRLSSKVHLGLLAPRGIPEPRAFRDFTLTYIFAVGVYLFIGGASHWIAVALGQLSPEVLASLGLGTGQLSPGFLVMLGVSALAGLMATTAAVLAAYYGSTVSYRFGLDPDTYGIPIITAAVDLLGFMSLIIALNIFDLTG, via the coding sequence GTGTCCGAGACGGAGAAAACCAGCGGGCGCCGGGACAGGGTGCGCGAACGGCTGCAAAACCGGCCGCGGCTGCGCCCGACGGTCTACGGCTACCTCACGGAAGAGAAAGAATCGCTGCGGCAGGGGTTCGCGGCGCTCTTTCTCTCGTCGGTCGGGGAGCTCGTGGCCGGCATCGTGCTCGCCGGCATCTCGGGGACGCTCGACGAGTTGGTCGGGCTGGCGGTCCTGATCCCGGCCGCCATCGGGATGCGGGGCGCCATCTTCGGGGCGATGGGCAGCCGGCTCTCGACCTCCATCCAGACGGGCCTCTTCGAGCTGAGCCTGAGAAGGGGCGTGCTCGCCGAGAACGCGCAGGCCGCGGCCGTGCTCTCGCTCGTCTCGGGGGTCTTCCTCGCTTTCCTGGCCAGGTTCTTGTGCGGGGTGCTCGGGGTTCCGACGGAGCTAACGGTCTTCGACTACGTGGTGATCTCGACGGTCGGCGGCATCCTCGCGGGCCTCCTGCTGCTCGGCATCACCGTCTTCGTGGCCCGCCTCTCCGTCTCCCGCGGCTGGGATATGGACAACATAGCGGCCCCCATGCTGACCGCCGCGGGCGACATTTTGACCCTACCCGCCCTCGTTCTGACCACGTATTTGATCGGCATCCCCATCTTCTCGAACGTGCTCGCGGTGGCCCTGATCCTGATAGCCACTACGGCCGTCGGCCTCGGTCTTCGGCTCGGCGCCGCGAACCTCAAGCGCATCCTCGCCGAGAGCCTCCCCATCCTGGCCCTCACCGGCACGGTGATGACCCTGGTAGGCCTGGCGCTCGAGGACCGCAAGGAAGTCTTCGTGACCCTGCCGGCCCTCTTTATCCTGCTGCCGGCTTTCTTGCAGGAGGGCGGCGCCCTGGGCGGCATCCTCTCCAGCCGGCTCTCGTCCAAGGTCCACCTGGGTTTGCTGGCGCCGCGGGGCATTCCGGAGCCGCGGGCCTTCAGGGACTTCACGCTCACGTACATCTTCGCCGTCGGCGTCTACCTGTTCATAGGCGGGGCGTCGCACTGGATCGCGGTCGCCCTCGGCCAACTCAGCCCCGAGGTCCTGGCGTCGCTGGGCCTCGGCACCGGACAACTAAGCCCCGGCTTCCTCGTCATGCTCGGGGTCAGCGCGCTCGCGGGCCTCATGGCGACGACGGCGGCCGTGCTCGCGGCGTACTACGGCTCGACGGTCAGCTACCGGTTCGGCCTGGACCCCGATACGTACGGCATCCCGATCATCACGGCCGCGGTGGACTTGCTCGGTTTCATGAGCCTTATAATTGCGTTGAACATCTTCGATCTTACGGGGTAG
- a CDS encoding protein kinase domain-containing protein produces MQHDFSIGDRYELGGLLGSGGMGSVYRAHDARLDREVAIKVLGRHHAGSPEFVERFEREVKSVASLDHPNVVRVFDSGRGDDGSPYMAMELMDGGTLKDRIRQEGPLPPREAAKVALQVADALGAAHAAGIVHRDVKPENVLLAKGGGAKVADFGIARATEATAMTHTSMILGTAPYLSPEQARGETVGPASDLYSLGVVLYEALTGRTPFGTGEHVNPLAIAMKHCTEPAPSPRTSNHRVPRPLEIVTLTLMRKQPADRYASAAALADDLEAFLRGEELSSAAAMRLASSSEGTGTRALHRTPAPPRRRRKVVPVMAFALACVLALAFSPLVSMQKPVAFVEDTVAGDVGGLDRAASPTLRTHPGVPEAPEKERIEANQPEKQATQVEEQAPAKAPPAEAAPVEAPDEVDAASASASAPASASASSASAPADSFAPAPGAVGPTPSEEAAEQTPAASAPAAEETHAPEPEASAPADDGGADVPDVEIPDVEMPNF; encoded by the coding sequence GTGCAGCACGATTTTTCTATCGGTGATCGGTACGAACTCGGCGGGCTTTTGGGCTCGGGAGGCATGGGTTCCGTGTACCGAGCCCACGACGCGCGGCTCGACCGCGAGGTGGCCATAAAGGTCCTCGGGCGGCACCACGCGGGGTCGCCCGAGTTCGTGGAGCGTTTCGAGCGCGAGGTGAAGAGCGTCGCCTCGCTCGACCACCCGAACGTGGTGCGGGTCTTCGATTCCGGCCGGGGCGACGACGGCTCCCCTTACATGGCGATGGAGCTCATGGACGGCGGGACCCTGAAAGACAGGATCCGGCAGGAAGGGCCGCTCCCGCCCCGGGAGGCGGCGAAGGTGGCCCTCCAGGTCGCTGACGCCCTCGGGGCGGCCCACGCCGCCGGCATCGTCCACCGCGACGTCAAGCCCGAGAACGTGCTTCTTGCGAAGGGTGGCGGGGCCAAGGTGGCCGACTTCGGGATCGCGCGCGCCACGGAGGCGACCGCCATGACCCACACGAGCATGATCCTTGGCACCGCCCCCTACCTCTCGCCCGAGCAGGCGAGGGGGGAGACGGTCGGCCCGGCGAGCGACCTCTACTCCCTGGGCGTCGTCCTCTACGAGGCGCTGACGGGCCGCACGCCCTTCGGGACCGGCGAGCACGTCAACCCGCTCGCGATAGCCATGAAGCACTGCACCGAGCCGGCGCCCTCCCCGAGGACCTCCAACCACCGGGTGCCGCGGCCCCTGGAGATCGTTACCCTCACCCTGATGCGCAAGCAGCCGGCCGACCGCTACGCGAGCGCCGCCGCCCTCGCCGACGACCTCGAGGCCTTTCTAAGGGGCGAGGAGCTCTCGTCCGCGGCGGCGATGCGGCTGGCATCGTCCTCGGAAGGAACGGGCACACGGGCGCTACACCGGACGCCCGCCCCGCCGCGCCGCCGCCGCAAGGTCGTGCCGGTAATGGCCTTCGCGCTCGCCTGCGTCCTGGCGCTCGCGTTTTCGCCGCTAGTCTCGATGCAAAAACCCGTGGCGTTCGTGGAGGACACCGTAGCCGGCGATGTGGGGGGCCTGGACCGGGCGGCGAGCCCGACGCTCCGAACCCATCCCGGCGTGCCCGAAGCGCCCGAAAAAGAGCGCATAGAGGCGAACCAGCCGGAGAAGCAGGCCACCCAGGTGGAAGAGCAGGCCCCCGCCAAGGCCCCACCAGCCGAAGCCGCGCCGGTCGAGGCCCCGGACGAGGTAGACGCCGCAAGCGCCTCCGCTTCGGCGCCGGCCAGCGCATCGGCCTCATCCGCCTCGGCCCCGGCCGACTCTTTCGCCCCGGCGCCGGGCGCCGTCGGCCCGACTCCGTCGGAAGAGGCCGCGGAGCAGACGCCCGCCGCCTCCGCCCCGGCTGCCGAAGAGACGCACGCCCCCGAACCCGAGGCTTCCGCGCCGGCCGACGACGGAGGGGCCGACGTGCCGGACGTGGAGATCCCGGATGTCGAAATGCCGAACTTCTAG
- a CDS encoding DoxX family protein — protein sequence MGNLAALILRVALGGLMAGHGAQKLFGSFGGPGMEGTSGFMEMLGLKPGRPWAVMAGLSEFGGGVLTLLGFLNPLGPVGVIGSMAMATTKAHWGSRSG from the coding sequence ATGGGTAATCTCGCGGCGTTGATCCTGCGCGTGGCCCTTGGAGGGTTGATGGCCGGCCACGGAGCGCAGAAGCTCTTCGGGTCGTTCGGCGGCCCCGGGATGGAAGGGACCAGCGGGTTTATGGAGATGCTGGGCCTGAAGCCGGGTAGGCCGTGGGCCGTGATGGCGGGGCTTTCCGAGTTCGGGGGCGGCGTGCTCACGCTGCTCGGGTTTCTCAACCCGCTCGGTCCCGTGGGAGTAATTGGTTCGATGGCGATGGCGACCACCAAGGCGCACTGGGGAAGCCGATCTGGGTGA
- a CDS encoding ring-cleaving dioxygenase: MELGGLHHLTAVTTDAKANVDFYTGVLGMRLVKKTVNQDDVSAYHLFYGDEAGNPGTEVTFFDWPQLRIAANHPGAGEVSTTELRVPDAAALDWWAGRLEDAGVAHGGVQSGADRARLDFKDPEGQRLRLSEDRGEGTRGGVPWDASEVPEEYGIRGLASVDLTVRDLEPTAWTLTEAMGFTKTGERAEDGGRVATFEVGPGGPGATVRVLERPGAAAAHLGRGGVHHVAFRTPNDEEHALWREKIRAMGLGVTPQIDRFYFRSIYFREPGGILFEIATDGPGFATDEDAAHLGEKLSLPPFLEGRREEIEARLTPV, translated from the coding sequence TTGGAACTCGGAGGATTGCACCACCTGACGGCGGTAACCACCGACGCGAAGGCGAACGTGGATTTCTATACCGGGGTGCTCGGAATGAGGCTCGTCAAAAAGACCGTCAACCAGGACGACGTCTCGGCGTACCACCTCTTCTACGGCGACGAGGCCGGCAACCCCGGGACCGAGGTGACCTTCTTCGACTGGCCGCAGCTAAGGATCGCCGCGAACCACCCCGGCGCCGGCGAGGTCTCGACGACCGAGCTGCGCGTCCCGGACGCCGCGGCCCTCGACTGGTGGGCCGGCCGTCTGGAGGACGCCGGCGTCGCCCACGGCGGCGTCCAGAGCGGCGCCGACCGTGCCCGGCTGGACTTCAAGGACCCCGAGGGCCAGCGCCTGCGGCTCTCCGAGGACAGGGGCGAGGGGACGCGCGGCGGGGTGCCGTGGGACGCCAGCGAAGTCCCGGAGGAGTACGGCATCCGGGGCCTCGCCTCCGTCGACCTGACGGTGCGCGACCTGGAACCGACGGCCTGGACCCTGACGGAGGCGATGGGTTTCACCAAGACCGGCGAGCGGGCCGAGGACGGCGGCAGGGTCGCCACCTTCGAGGTCGGGCCCGGCGGGCCGGGGGCGACCGTGCGGGTGTTGGAGAGGCCGGGCGCCGCGGCGGCGCACCTCGGTAGGGGGGGCGTGCACCACGTGGCATTCAGGACGCCCAACGACGAAGAGCACGCGCTTTGGCGGGAGAAGATCCGGGCGATGGGCCTCGGCGTTACCCCGCAGATAGACCGCTTCTACTTCCGGTCCATCTACTTCCGCGAGCCCGGCGGCATCCTCTTCGAGATCGCCACCGACGGCCCAGGCTTCGCGACGGACGAGGACGCCGCCCACCTCGGCGAGAAACTCTCCCTGCCGCCGTTCCTGGAGGGCCGCCGAGAGGAGATAGAAGCACGCCTGACGCCGGTGTAG
- a CDS encoding TetR/AcrR family transcriptional regulator, with the protein MEYVGGKTGRTGWEVDHRGRPAAGGRERSDAARNRRAILAAARRLFEARGVTCVTMEEISQEAGVGKGTLYRRFPNKGLLCEALLDEPTREFQRETMEIVGEPGVGSLEKLDRFLDRLVLFTEENLDLLYGGEEPLWGATRLARFRSPAYDWRRWTVLGLLRGAGREGGIRADLDLEYLATALLAPLEVDLYYHQRRVEGLSPARVSAGLRSLIPQSHSR; encoded by the coding sequence ATGGAGTACGTAGGTGGGAAAACCGGCAGGACGGGGTGGGAAGTCGACCACCGGGGGCGGCCGGCTGCCGGCGGTCGCGAGCGGAGCGACGCGGCACGCAACCGGCGGGCTATTCTGGCTGCCGCGCGGAGGCTGTTCGAGGCGCGGGGGGTAACGTGCGTGACGATGGAGGAGATCTCGCAGGAGGCCGGCGTCGGCAAGGGGACGCTCTACCGCCGCTTCCCGAACAAGGGCCTTCTGTGCGAGGCGTTGCTCGACGAGCCGACCCGGGAGTTCCAGCGGGAGACCATGGAGATCGTCGGGGAGCCGGGCGTCGGTTCTCTGGAGAAGCTGGATCGCTTTCTCGACCGCCTCGTCCTGTTCACCGAGGAGAACCTGGACCTGCTCTACGGCGGCGAGGAGCCGCTCTGGGGGGCGACCCGCCTGGCGCGGTTTCGCTCCCCGGCCTACGACTGGCGGCGCTGGACCGTCCTGGGGCTATTGCGGGGGGCCGGGCGGGAGGGCGGGATCCGGGCCGACCTCGACCTGGAGTACCTGGCCACGGCGCTCCTGGCCCCGCTGGAGGTCGACCTTTACTACCACCAGCGCCGCGTCGAGGGCCTCTCCCCCGCCCGCGTGAGCGCCGGGTTGAGATCCCTCATCCCGCAAAGCCATTCAAGGTAA
- the wrbA gene encoding NAD(P)H:quinone oxidoreductase gives MAVKVAVIYYSATGNVYKLAQAVEEGAKEAGAEVRFRKVHELAPEEAIKSNQGWSDHALMTEDVPEAELSDLEWADAYIFGTPTRFGNVSAQLKQFIDTTGGLWFEGKLADKVVSGFTSASNAHGGQESTLLSLYNVFAHWGAILVTPGYTDPVLFEAGGNPYGASSTNEPDEQELAAARYLGRRVAEKAALLAGSRV, from the coding sequence GTGGCAGTCAAGGTAGCGGTGATCTACTACAGCGCGACGGGCAACGTCTACAAGCTGGCGCAGGCCGTGGAGGAGGGCGCCAAGGAGGCAGGGGCCGAGGTGAGGTTCCGCAAGGTTCACGAGCTCGCGCCGGAGGAGGCCATCAAGAGCAACCAGGGCTGGTCCGACCACGCGCTCATGACGGAGGACGTGCCGGAGGCCGAGCTTTCGGACCTGGAGTGGGCCGACGCCTACATCTTCGGGACGCCGACCCGTTTCGGCAACGTCTCCGCGCAGCTCAAGCAGTTTATCGACACGACGGGTGGGCTGTGGTTCGAGGGCAAGCTCGCGGACAAGGTCGTCAGCGGCTTCACGAGCGCCTCGAACGCCCACGGCGGCCAGGAGTCCACGCTCCTCTCCCTGTACAACGTCTTCGCCCACTGGGGCGCCATCCTCGTCACGCCGGGCTACACCGACCCCGTGCTCTTCGAGGCCGGCGGCAACCCCTACGGCGCCAGCAGCACCAACGAGCCAGACGAGCAGGAGCTCGCCGCCGCCAGGTACCTCGGGCGCCGCGTGGCCGAGAAGGCCGCGCTTCTGGCCGGTAGCAGGGTTTAG
- a CDS encoding iron-containing alcohol dehydrogenase: MMGGTHTFLPTERVHFGAGSLRKLEQEARPYGRAFVVTGRTLDKKTDLVRRVEALLGGRHAGTHVGMGEHTPGSAVELAAGEAEAAGADLLVSVGGGSVIDGTKAVSRQLGYPAQVAVPTTLSGAEWAHRVGVTDEAAGKKAGFADPATVPPVVILDPEATAFTPERLWLSTGIRALDHAVEGFLYGGDHPITDVTGLEGARRLMRLLPGSKENPDDLQARAELQVAAWLAYFGPLNTPMGLSHELGRRIGATYEVPHGVTSCITLAPSLEVAEETAPAERWGMLTEALGGDPAGRVAALVRGLGLPDRLGDAGVPEGDLAGIAGGFGDKEPDALRILNAAY; the protein is encoded by the coding sequence ATGATGGGGGGCACGCACACCTTTCTGCCGACGGAGCGCGTCCACTTCGGCGCCGGCAGTCTGCGGAAGCTCGAACAGGAGGCCCGGCCTTACGGTCGGGCTTTCGTCGTTACCGGGCGAACGTTGGACAAGAAGACGGACCTCGTCCGGAGGGTAGAGGCCTTGCTTGGGGGGAGGCACGCGGGCACGCACGTGGGCATGGGGGAGCACACGCCGGGGAGCGCGGTGGAGCTTGCCGCCGGCGAGGCGGAGGCGGCCGGGGCGGACCTGCTCGTGAGCGTCGGGGGCGGGAGCGTTATCGACGGGACGAAGGCCGTCTCCAGGCAGCTCGGGTACCCGGCGCAGGTGGCGGTGCCCACGACGCTCTCGGGGGCCGAGTGGGCGCACCGGGTCGGGGTCACGGACGAGGCGGCGGGGAAGAAGGCCGGGTTCGCGGACCCGGCGACCGTGCCGCCCGTCGTGATCCTGGACCCCGAAGCCACCGCCTTTACCCCCGAACGCCTCTGGCTCTCGACCGGCATCCGGGCGCTCGACCACGCCGTCGAGGGCTTTCTTTACGGCGGGGACCATCCCATCACCGACGTTACCGGCCTCGAAGGCGCCCGGCGCCTAATGAGGCTTCTGCCGGGGTCCAAAGAGAACCCCGACGACCTCCAGGCGCGGGCGGAGCTTCAGGTCGCGGCGTGGCTCGCGTACTTCGGGCCGCTCAACACGCCGATGGGGCTCTCCCACGAGTTGGGGCGCAGGATCGGGGCAACCTACGAAGTTCCCCACGGCGTTACCTCGTGCATAACCCTGGCCCCGAGCCTGGAAGTGGCAGAGGAGACCGCCCCGGCGGAACGCTGGGGGATGCTCACCGAAGCCCTCGGCGGCGACCCCGCCGGGCGGGTCGCCGCCCTGGTGCGGGGCCTCGGTTTGCCGGACAGGCTCGGGGACGCGGGCGTGCCGGAGGGAGATCTCGCGGGCATCGCCGGCGGGTTCGGCGACAAAGAACCGGACGCCCTGCGGATACTCAACGCGGCGTACTGA
- a CDS encoding S66 family peptidase yields the protein MIPAKLEAGNEVRVVSPSVSLGFIAAEQRELAEERWRGLGLGISYSPNSEMLDRFDSSPVGARVSDLHGAFLDPEVKGMLTTLGGYNSNQLLRHLDYGLIKDNPKVLCGFSDITALATAIYARTGLVTYSGPHFTTLGMKRGIEYTIDHFERCLMREGPFGVEPADHWSDDLWYADQENRDMVPNPGYRVVNEGEAEGTIIGGNLGTLALLFGTPYMPGLEGTVLLLEDDEEIRPEHFDRTLQSLVHQPGFEGVRGILFGRFQRASNMDFETLDQILGAKPELGGIPIVADASFGHTTPAFTFPIGGTGSLRAHAGDASFRIEAH from the coding sequence GTGATCCCCGCCAAGTTAGAGGCCGGCAACGAGGTCAGGGTCGTCTCCCCGTCGGTCAGCCTCGGGTTCATCGCCGCAGAACAGCGGGAGCTTGCCGAAGAGCGGTGGAGGGGGCTTGGGCTCGGGATCTCCTACTCCCCGAACAGCGAGATGCTCGACAGGTTCGACTCCTCGCCCGTCGGGGCCCGCGTCTCGGACCTGCACGGGGCGTTCTTGGACCCCGAAGTAAAAGGGATGCTGACGACGCTCGGCGGCTACAACTCCAACCAGTTGCTCCGGCATCTCGACTACGGCCTGATAAAAGACAACCCGAAGGTTCTCTGCGGGTTCTCGGACATAACCGCCCTTGCGACCGCGATCTACGCCAGGACCGGCCTCGTCACGTACTCCGGTCCCCACTTCACGACCCTCGGGATGAAGCGCGGCATCGAGTACACGATCGACCACTTCGAGCGGTGCTTGATGCGGGAGGGGCCTTTCGGCGTCGAGCCCGCCGACCACTGGAGCGACGACCTTTGGTACGCGGACCAGGAGAACAGGGACATGGTCCCGAACCCGGGCTACAGGGTGGTCAACGAGGGTGAGGCAGAGGGGACCATTATCGGCGGCAACCTCGGCACGCTCGCCCTGCTCTTCGGCACCCCGTACATGCCCGGGCTTGAGGGGACTGTCCTGTTGCTGGAGGACGACGAGGAGATCAGGCCCGAGCACTTCGACCGCACGCTCCAGTCCCTCGTCCACCAGCCGGGTTTCGAGGGCGTGCGGGGGATTCTGTTCGGCAGGTTCCAGCGCGCCTCGAACATGGACTTCGAGACGCTCGACCAGATCCTGGGCGCGAAGCCGGAGCTGGGCGGTATTCCCATCGTCGCCGACGCGAGCTTCGGCCACACCACGCCCGCGTTCACCTTCCCCATCGGGGGGACCGGCTCCCTGCGCGCGCACGCCGGGGACGCTTCGTTTCGGATAGAGGCGCACTGA